From Segatella copri, the proteins below share one genomic window:
- a CDS encoding glycoside hydrolase family 43 protein — protein MKKIAILSLSLTLAAAAQAQTAEFDYFKYAGNDARFNVEIDKTHQYYNPVLAGFYPDPSLCRVGDTYYLVNSSFTFFPGVPLSTSKDLVNWQPAGHVLTRQSQVPLKGQHVSGGIFAPAISYNKKNKTFYMITTNVGAGNFFVKSKDPSKGWSEPIYLNKIDGIDPSFFFDDNGKGYIVHNGPVVGGADYEGQRSIRCFEFDVKGDSIKGDFKEILRGGTHVEARPIWIEGPHLFKKGKFYYLMCAEGGTGGWHSEVILRAKNPMGPWEECPNNPILTQRTGLDPNRKDPVSSAGHADIVEDGKGNWWAVFLACRPYEEDMYNTGRDTYLLPVTWKNGWPEILAKNTPISTVGEKAGLKPAAKNEFSGNFSYVDNFEADNNKAGLKELNPRWMFLRDFVDCYKVENGKLKFNLLPGNIYKREPMSAIWARQQHGTFTAETEINFTPRNDKDIAGLALLQKEDHNFVLGKTMKNGKLMITLTRAEKNNVTIASAPIKGGKLKLKVEGHDRYYDFYYAEEGGNWQLLAKGVDASNLSTQKSGGFLGACIGLYASSNKE, from the coding sequence ATGAAGAAAATTGCAATCTTATCGCTTTCCCTGACGCTTGCAGCCGCTGCACAGGCGCAGACAGCTGAGTTTGACTATTTCAAGTATGCGGGAAATGACGCTCGCTTCAATGTTGAAATTGACAAGACTCACCAGTATTACAACCCGGTACTGGCTGGTTTCTATCCAGACCCATCACTCTGTCGCGTAGGCGACACCTACTATCTGGTAAACTCTTCGTTTACCTTCTTCCCAGGTGTACCTCTCTCAACCAGTAAAGACCTGGTCAACTGGCAGCCAGCCGGTCATGTGCTCACCCGCCAATCACAGGTTCCATTGAAGGGTCAGCACGTATCAGGCGGTATCTTCGCACCAGCCATCAGCTATAACAAGAAGAACAAGACTTTCTATATGATTACCACCAATGTGGGAGCCGGCAACTTCTTTGTGAAATCAAAAGATCCTTCCAAAGGCTGGAGCGAGCCTATCTATCTGAATAAGATTGACGGCATCGACCCTAGCTTCTTCTTCGATGACAACGGCAAGGGCTACATCGTTCACAACGGTCCGGTAGTTGGCGGTGCCGATTACGAAGGTCAGCGCTCTATCCGCTGTTTCGAATTCGACGTGAAGGGCGACAGTATCAAGGGTGACTTCAAGGAGATTCTGCGTGGCGGAACCCATGTAGAGGCGCGTCCTATCTGGATTGAGGGTCCTCACCTCTTCAAGAAGGGCAAGTTCTATTATCTGATGTGCGCCGAAGGTGGTACAGGCGGATGGCACAGCGAGGTTATCCTGCGTGCCAAGAATCCGATGGGACCATGGGAGGAATGCCCTAACAACCCTATTCTTACCCAGCGTACCGGTCTCGACCCTAACCGCAAGGACCCAGTATCAAGTGCTGGTCATGCCGACATCGTAGAAGATGGCAAGGGTAACTGGTGGGCTGTATTCCTGGCTTGCCGTCCTTATGAAGAGGATATGTACAACACAGGTCGCGATACTTATCTCCTGCCTGTAACCTGGAAGAATGGATGGCCAGAGATTCTTGCCAAGAATACTCCTATCTCTACCGTTGGAGAGAAGGCAGGTTTGAAGCCTGCCGCAAAGAATGAGTTCTCAGGCAATTTCTCTTATGTGGATAACTTCGAAGCAGATAACAATAAGGCGGGTCTGAAGGAGTTGAATCCACGCTGGATGTTCCTCCGTGACTTCGTTGACTGTTACAAGGTAGAAAACGGCAAATTGAAGTTCAATCTCCTGCCAGGCAATATCTACAAGCGTGAGCCGATGTCTGCCATCTGGGCACGTCAGCAGCACGGCACCTTCACAGCTGAGACAGAAATCAACTTTACTCCTCGCAACGACAAGGATATCGCAGGCTTGGCACTTCTCCAGAAGGAAGACCACAACTTCGTATTGGGTAAGACCATGAAGAATGGCAAGCTGATGATTACCCTGACCCGTGCCGAGAAGAACAACGTAACGATCGCCTCTGCTCCTATCAAGGGAGGTAAGCTGAAGCTGAAGGTAGAAGGTCATGACAGATATTATGATTTCTATTATGCTGAAGAAGGCGGCAACTGGCAGCTTCTTGCCAAGGGTGTAGATGCCTCTAACCTGAGCACCCAGAAGAGCGGCGGCTTCCTCGGTGCCTGCATCGGTCTCTATGCTTCTTCCAACAAGGAATAA